One segment of Asaia bogorensis NBRC 16594 DNA contains the following:
- a CDS encoding SDR family oxidoreductase has protein sequence MKMDFSAADVDLDFSLKGKVALVTGGASGIGAAIATAFIRKGARVALVDVNLDNAAAKAAELGDAAVPFSCDVSNPDSVAKAVKDVQVAFGQLDILVNCAGVVFLAPAETLPLDYWDKTIAINLKGSFLVTQTVGQAMIMAGKGGRIINLASQAGTVAIEEHVAYCASKFGVIGMSKTFAAEWGKYGITVNTLSPTVVMTELGKKAWAGEKGEAAIKRIPAGRFAIPEEIAAAAVFLASSGAAMINGADILIDGGYTIL, from the coding sequence ATGAAGATGGATTTCTCAGCAGCCGATGTCGATCTCGACTTTTCGCTCAAGGGGAAGGTAGCGCTGGTTACGGGTGGCGCATCGGGCATCGGTGCAGCCATTGCAACCGCGTTTATCCGCAAGGGTGCCAGGGTTGCGCTGGTCGATGTCAATTTGGACAACGCAGCCGCCAAAGCTGCCGAGCTGGGTGATGCGGCTGTACCCTTCTCCTGTGATGTCTCCAATCCGGACTCCGTGGCCAAGGCCGTGAAGGACGTGCAGGTGGCGTTTGGCCAGCTTGATATTCTGGTCAATTGTGCGGGTGTCGTGTTCCTTGCACCTGCCGAGACGCTCCCGCTGGATTATTGGGACAAGACGATTGCCATCAACCTCAAGGGTAGCTTTCTTGTTACCCAGACTGTCGGTCAGGCGATGATCATGGCAGGCAAGGGCGGGCGTATCATCAATCTCGCTTCGCAGGCTGGAACAGTCGCGATCGAGGAGCACGTTGCCTACTGCGCCTCTAAATTCGGCGTGATCGGCATGTCCAAGACCTTCGCTGCGGAGTGGGGTAAGTACGGTATTACGGTCAATACGCTTTCCCCGACCGTAGTTATGACCGAGCTCGGCAAGAAGGCCTGGGCGGGTGAGAAAGGCGAAGCCGCCATCAAGCGTATCCCAGCTGGGCGCTTCGCCATTCCCGAGGAAATCGCTGCCGCCGCTGTGTTCCTTGCCTCCTCCGGTGCGGCGATGATCAACGGTGCCGATATCCTGATCGACGGCGGCTATACCATTCTCTGA
- the eat gene encoding ethanolamine permease, with translation MSTQKTQLDRRLSAFHLWGIAVGLVISGEYFGWSYGWATAGTLGFLGATTFVAIMYTAFIFSFTELTCAIPHAGGPFAYADRALGRVGGTLTGLATLVEFIFAPPAIALAIGAYLNVQFPGIPPKAAATGAYLLFMILNIVGVHIAATFELFVTIAAIIELLVFMAVVAPSFSWAHFMLDGWGSAPHFGIVAMGGMFAAIPFAIWFFLAIEGVAMAAEEARDPRRAIPLAYTAGVLTLVALAFGVMVFAGGSGDWKALANLNDPLPQAMKRVVGPHSPWLSMLVWLGLFGLVASLHGIIMGFARQIFALARGGILPGFLGTLHPRFHTPHRATMAGSLIGIIAIYADDLVSIGGQPLTATLVTLSVFGALTMYGMSMISLFVLRWREPQMERSYKAPFYPVLPAIALAGAAICFFAVSYYNFILFLFYVLSVFIVIVACNITKIFNKLSVMK, from the coding sequence ATGAGTACCCAAAAGACGCAACTCGATCGCAGGTTGAGCGCCTTTCACCTGTGGGGCATCGCTGTCGGGCTCGTGATCTCCGGCGAATATTTTGGCTGGAGCTATGGCTGGGCAACAGCGGGAACGCTCGGCTTTTTGGGTGCCACCACCTTCGTGGCGATCATGTACACTGCGTTCATCTTCAGCTTCACGGAACTGACTTGCGCCATCCCGCACGCTGGCGGCCCGTTCGCCTATGCAGACCGTGCCCTTGGCAGAGTGGGAGGGACATTGACCGGTCTCGCCACACTGGTGGAATTCATCTTTGCGCCACCCGCCATCGCGCTTGCCATCGGGGCTTATCTCAATGTGCAGTTTCCCGGCATCCCGCCAAAGGCTGCCGCGACCGGTGCCTATCTACTTTTCATGATTCTCAATATTGTCGGCGTTCACATCGCGGCGACTTTCGAGTTGTTCGTAACGATAGCTGCAATCATCGAACTGCTTGTGTTCATGGCAGTCGTTGCGCCCTCATTCTCATGGGCGCATTTCATGCTCGATGGCTGGGGAAGTGCGCCTCATTTCGGTATTGTAGCGATGGGCGGCATGTTTGCCGCCATCCCTTTCGCCATATGGTTCTTTCTCGCCATTGAGGGGGTGGCGATGGCGGCGGAGGAAGCGCGCGACCCTCGACGCGCCATACCGCTGGCCTATACGGCAGGTGTGCTGACGCTGGTCGCCCTCGCCTTTGGCGTCATGGTCTTCGCGGGTGGCTCGGGGGACTGGAAGGCGCTTGCCAATCTCAACGACCCGCTGCCCCAGGCCATGAAACGGGTTGTCGGCCCTCACAGCCCGTGGCTTTCCATGCTCGTCTGGCTGGGACTGTTTGGCCTGGTCGCCTCACTGCACGGTATTATCATGGGATTTGCACGCCAGATCTTCGCTCTGGCCCGTGGCGGTATATTGCCTGGTTTCCTCGGGACGCTTCATCCCAGATTTCACACACCGCATCGCGCGACCATGGCGGGAAGCCTTATCGGTATCATCGCCATCTATGCAGATGATCTCGTCTCGATTGGGGGGCAACCCCTGACAGCCACATTGGTCACGCTTTCGGTCTTTGGCGCGCTCACCATGTACGGGATGAGCATGATCAGTCTCTTTGTTCTGCGCTGGCGCGAACCGCAGATGGAACGCAGCTACAAGGCACCTTTCTATCCCGTGCTGCCCGCTATTGCCCTGGCCGGCGCAGCAATCTGCTTCTTTGCAGTATCGTATTATAATTTTATATTGTTTCTGTTCTACGTATTATCGGTATTTATTGTGATTGTTGCTTGTAATATCACGAAAATATTCAATAAGCTCAGCGTAATGAAATAA
- a CDS encoding outer membrane beta-barrel protein, which produces MLLVVGVGTASNTALCAGESGGAPSFPDDASQPATSTAPRVRKATTGTGPVSEYLGNAPNPHEPDTLNTGHIGNLFSPPPGKAPDYWDGLEAHLSVQGGIAGNPWTRSGRNFGQFYTDRANTLTLNQVLGSISHPVTAIGGGYGIGFVAEILYGSDARFDPTIGMADKLITGLYQIAPTQAHIDLHAPWLVSRGIDFQIGQIYGLLGAEGTPALARPLYTFNYASAYIVPFETVGVLSTIHLTEQLDGILGVDAGNSTTFGGAGNNSRPKGYIGLAFAHMMNGKLDGHVIGHFGPQGNNGPTRFSADGWTSIGIGRAANSKMLYNGDVLLTYHFSDRLAATLNATYMHDDITRDDAYGVTSYLAWDINPSLRLNLRGEIFRDNTGTTIAAYTSTTSYTDMLRNAPYPYYIALPTTYGALTVGVTYKPEFVNRHIKFGKFQVRPEIRLDKSLNGTQPFNRAATVEDPVVRHGTNNMLWFSCDAVWSF; this is translated from the coding sequence ATGCTGCTTGTCGTCGGGGTCGGAACAGCATCGAACACAGCCTTATGCGCCGGAGAGTCCGGCGGGGCACCAAGCTTTCCTGATGATGCATCACAGCCCGCCACAAGTACCGCCCCGCGCGTCAGGAAAGCGACAACGGGTACCGGACCGGTATCGGAATATCTTGGCAATGCACCAAATCCACACGAGCCGGACACGCTGAATACAGGCCATATTGGCAATCTCTTCAGCCCACCACCCGGCAAGGCTCCTGATTACTGGGACGGGCTTGAGGCGCATCTCAGCGTGCAGGGTGGCATCGCCGGCAACCCGTGGACACGCTCGGGGCGCAATTTCGGCCAGTTCTATACAGATCGCGCCAACACGCTGACCCTCAATCAGGTTCTCGGGTCGATATCGCACCCGGTAACAGCGATCGGCGGCGGGTATGGCATCGGCTTCGTTGCCGAGATCCTTTACGGCTCTGACGCCCGTTTCGACCCCACAATCGGGATGGCGGACAAGCTCATCACCGGGCTCTATCAGATCGCCCCGACGCAGGCTCATATCGATCTGCATGCGCCTTGGCTGGTATCACGGGGGATCGATTTCCAGATCGGGCAGATCTATGGCCTGCTCGGAGCAGAGGGTACCCCGGCGCTGGCACGACCGCTTTACACGTTCAATTATGCCTCCGCCTATATCGTTCCATTCGAAACGGTCGGGGTTCTCTCGACCATTCATCTGACCGAACAACTGGATGGTATTCTGGGTGTGGATGCCGGAAATTCAACCACTTTCGGAGGAGCGGGCAATAACAGTCGTCCGAAAGGCTATATCGGCCTCGCATTTGCGCATATGATGAATGGTAAACTGGACGGGCACGTTATCGGGCATTTTGGGCCACAAGGTAACAATGGGCCAACCCGTTTCTCTGCCGATGGCTGGACCAGTATCGGAATTGGCCGCGCTGCCAATAGCAAAATGCTTTATAATGGCGATGTCCTGCTGACCTATCACTTCAGTGATCGCCTGGCGGCCACGCTCAATGCCACCTACATGCATGATGATATCACGCGTGATGACGCCTATGGTGTGACCAGCTACCTCGCCTGGGACATCAATCCTTCGCTGAGGCTCAATCTCCGTGGCGAAATCTTTCGCGACAATACTGGCACCACGATTGCCGCCTATACCAGCACGACGTCATACACCGATATGCTGCGTAACGCGCCCTACCCTTACTATATCGCGCTCCCGACAACCTATGGTGCGTTGACGGTCGGGGTCACCTACAAGCCTGAGTTCGTCAATCGCCATATCAAGTTCGGCAAGTTTCAGGTCCGCCCCGAAATCAGACTGGACAAATCGCTCAACGGAACACAGCCATTCAATCGTGCGGCAACGGTTGAAGATCCTGTTGTGCGCCATGGCACGAATAATATGCTCTGGTTCTCATGCGACGCGGTCTGGTCGTTCTGA
- a CDS encoding ABC transporter permease, producing MTVWIPLVLHALAYGSILALAAQGEVIAERAGVINLGVEGLMALGAVVAVLAADASMSPWMGCLAALCTGGAGALVLGLATVNVSANQTLCGVALTFLGLGLSAVIGHAVAGLPVAAVFDNWAIPGLSSLPGIGVLFSQSPFVYLAFVILPALCHCVLFRSRLGLSLRSVGENPAAADAVGIPVRRYRLSAVVAGGALAGLAGADMTLSVMPVWSEGMIAGRGWIAVALVIFCGYRPIFAALSSLLFGLVMSLSFFGQAQGWPIAPAILNMTPYLGTIMFMILPALLLPGMRRLMAAPAALGTPYFREER from the coding sequence ATGACGGTGTGGATCCCTCTGGTTCTTCATGCGCTGGCCTATGGCAGTATCCTCGCTCTGGCCGCGCAAGGCGAAGTCATTGCCGAACGCGCTGGGGTCATCAACCTTGGTGTCGAGGGGCTCATGGCCCTTGGTGCGGTTGTCGCCGTGCTTGCCGCTGATGCCTCCATGTCGCCCTGGATGGGCTGTCTGGCGGCGCTTTGCACGGGTGGTGCAGGGGCGCTCGTGCTCGGGCTTGCTACGGTCAATGTCTCGGCCAATCAGACACTCTGCGGCGTCGCCCTGACCTTTCTTGGGTTGGGGCTGAGCGCGGTTATCGGCCATGCCGTTGCAGGCTTGCCCGTTGCCGCGGTTTTCGACAACTGGGCGATCCCGGGTTTGAGCAGCTTGCCGGGCATTGGGGTTCTGTTCAGTCAAAGCCCGTTCGTCTATCTCGCCTTCGTCATCCTGCCCGCTTTGTGCCATTGCGTCCTTTTCCGCTCCCGCCTCGGGCTGAGCCTGCGTTCGGTGGGCGAAAATCCTGCGGCGGCTGATGCTGTCGGTATTCCGGTGCGCCGCTATCGACTAAGTGCCGTGGTAGCTGGCGGAGCGCTGGCCGGTCTGGCTGGTGCCGACATGACCCTGTCGGTCATGCCCGTCTGGTCAGAGGGCATGATTGCCGGTCGTGGATGGATTGCCGTGGCGCTGGTCATTTTCTGCGGTTACCGCCCGATTTTTGCGGCGCTGTCGTCCCTGTTATTCGGGCTCGTCATGTCGCTCAGCTTCTTCGGACAGGCGCAGGGCTGGCCGATTGCCCCGGCCATCCTGAACATGACCCCTTATCTCGGCACCATTATGTTCATGATCCTGCCCGCTCTCCTGCTGCCCGGTATGCGTCGCCTGATGGCGGCGCCCGCCGCACTGGGCACACCTTATTTTCGTGAGGAACGCTAG
- a CDS encoding ethanolamine ammonia-lyase subunit EutB translates to MSYKASLSGQSFIFRDLKHLMACASPMRSGDTLAGLAAHSAAERVAARIALADLPLSAFLNEALIPYELDDVTRLILDTHDAQAFAPVSSMTVGMFRDWLLSHEATTAKIVALAPGLTPEMAAAVSKIMRNQDLIAVARKIEIITRFRNTIGQKSVLASRLQPNHPTDDLKGIAISTFDGLLYGCGDAVIGINPATDNVETGCALLDMLDTLRQTYEIPTQSCVLTHVTNTIEIINKGGPVDLVFQSIAGTQKANEGFGVTLDILTQAHDAAQSLNRGSIGQNVMYFETGQGAALSAGAHHGIDQQTVETRAYAVARAFSPLLVNTVVGFIGPEYLYDGKQIIRAGLEDHFCAKLLGVPMGCDVCYTNHAEADQDDMDDLMLLLGTAGVTFLIGVPGADDVMLNYQSLAFNDILTTRSLLGLKPAPEFAAWLERMGLYDPVNERALTVPEGETRLRGMIGWKP, encoded by the coding sequence TTGAGCTACAAAGCCTCACTCAGTGGACAGAGCTTTATTTTCAGGGATTTGAAGCACCTGATGGCCTGTGCCTCACCCATGCGGTCAGGCGATACCCTTGCGGGTCTTGCTGCACATAGCGCAGCCGAGCGCGTTGCCGCCCGCATTGCCTTGGCCGATCTGCCCCTGTCTGCCTTCCTGAATGAGGCGCTCATCCCGTATGAGCTGGACGACGTGACGCGGCTCATCCTTGACACGCACGACGCACAGGCATTTGCGCCGGTTTCCTCCATGACCGTCGGCATGTTCAGAGACTGGCTTCTCTCCCATGAGGCCACGACCGCGAAGATTGTCGCGTTGGCGCCTGGCCTCACGCCTGAAATGGCGGCAGCCGTCAGCAAGATCATGCGTAACCAGGATCTCATTGCCGTCGCCCGCAAGATCGAAATCATCACCCGGTTTCGCAACACGATCGGGCAGAAATCGGTTCTTGCTTCGCGCCTGCAGCCCAATCACCCGACTGACGACCTCAAGGGCATCGCCATATCGACATTTGACGGTCTGCTTTACGGCTGTGGTGATGCCGTGATTGGCATCAACCCGGCCACAGACAATGTGGAAACCGGCTGCGCGCTGCTCGATATGCTTGATACGCTACGCCAGACCTATGAAATCCCGACACAGAGCTGTGTGCTCACCCATGTCACAAACACAATCGAGATCATCAATAAAGGCGGTCCGGTCGATCTGGTTTTCCAGTCCATTGCCGGGACACAGAAAGCCAATGAAGGCTTCGGTGTCACACTCGATATCCTGACACAGGCGCATGACGCGGCGCAGAGCCTGAACCGGGGCAGCATTGGCCAAAATGTCATGTATTTCGAAACTGGCCAGGGCGCTGCGCTCTCTGCCGGGGCGCATCATGGCATTGACCAACAAACGGTCGAGACACGGGCCTATGCCGTAGCACGCGCCTTCAGCCCCCTGCTGGTCAACACAGTGGTCGGCTTCATCGGCCCTGAATATCTGTATGATGGCAAGCAGATTATCCGGGCCGGGCTGGAGGACCATTTCTGCGCGAAGCTGCTGGGCGTGCCCATGGGGTGTGACGTCTGTTATACCAATCATGCCGAGGCGGACCAGGATGATATGGATGACCTGATGTTGCTCCTCGGGACCGCTGGGGTCACGTTCCTGATCGGGGTCCCAGGCGCCGATGATGTGATGCTCAATTATCAGAGCCTCGCCTTCAATGACATTCTGACCACCCGCTCGCTCCTCGGCCTGAAACCTGCGCCCGAGTTCGCGGCGTGGCTTGAGCGCATGGGCCTTTACGACCCCGTGAACGAGCGCGCGCTTACCGTCCCGGAGGGCGAGACCCGCCTGCGCGGGATGATTGGCTGGAAACCATGA
- the eutC gene encoding ethanolamine ammonia-lyase subunit EutC: MTRIEPSTSSEKAAAQHGDNGFWDVLRRETRARVGLARTGNAQTTPDVLGFQAAHAQARDAVHTPLDVPALSQALLPAVPVVVTSAAQDRPTYLRRPDLGRQLDDASRDSLKSGKWDLAIVLADGLSARAVSGYGPALFHACLAGMPDLRIAPPVIALQGRVALGDDIAQSLGARMVAVLIGERPGLSVSDSMGVYFTFEPRRGCPDSRRNCLSNIHTHGLSVTEASLKLIWLIRESQRLGLSGVDLKERAPAASATDAARMGSAPHTQINKSREESP; this comes from the coding sequence ATGACCCGCATCGAGCCATCAACATCCAGCGAGAAGGCCGCAGCACAGCACGGCGATAACGGCTTTTGGGATGTCCTGCGACGGGAAACGCGCGCGCGTGTCGGGCTTGCCCGTACGGGCAATGCTCAGACGACGCCCGACGTGCTGGGTTTTCAGGCGGCTCATGCCCAGGCACGGGACGCGGTGCATACACCTCTCGATGTCCCTGCCCTTTCCCAAGCCCTGCTTCCTGCAGTGCCTGTCGTTGTAACGAGCGCCGCACAGGATCGGCCGACTTATCTGCGCCGGCCCGATCTCGGTCGACAACTCGATGACGCAAGCCGAGATAGCCTCAAATCGGGCAAATGGGATCTCGCTATCGTACTCGCCGATGGGCTCTCGGCACGAGCGGTTTCGGGTTACGGCCCTGCACTGTTTCATGCCTGCCTTGCCGGTATGCCCGATCTGCGTATCGCCCCCCCTGTCATCGCCCTTCAGGGACGCGTCGCCCTTGGGGATGATATTGCCCAGAGCCTCGGGGCCAGGATGGTGGCTGTCCTGATCGGTGAGCGACCTGGCCTTTCGGTTTCAGACAGTATGGGCGTGTATTTCACCTTCGAGCCCAGACGCGGTTGCCCGGACTCGAGACGTAATTGCCTGTCCAACATCCACACCCACGGGCTGAGTGTGACCGAGGCAAGCCTGAAACTGATCTGGCTCATTCGGGAATCCCAGCGGCTGGGCCTCAGTGGCGTCGATCTCAAGGAGCGTGCGCCTGCGGCTTCGGCAACAGATGCGGCCCGTATGGGTTCAGCCCCTCACACACAAATCAACAAGAGCCGGGAAGAGTCTCCATGA